The Argentina anserina chromosome 3, drPotAnse1.1, whole genome shotgun sequence genome includes a region encoding these proteins:
- the LOC126786764 gene encoding protein CNGC15b, giving the protein MGYDNSRSVRFEDDVELAKLPSVNGNGGVKFKYKIDGTQVQKTSTKRNDKELPGKTGKSIKAKVLSRVFSEDYERVEKKILDPRGPTIRIWNQIFLVTCLISLFVDPLFFYLPEVRDQVCIDIGIPLEVVLTILRSVADVFYIIQIYIRFRKAYIAPSSRVFGRGELVIDSSKIALKYLRFDFWIDLIAALPLPQVLIWIVIPNLNGSTMTNTKNVLRFIIICQYIPRLFLIFPLSSQIVKTTGVVTETAWAGAAYNLMLYMLASHVLGACWYLLSVERQEACWRHVCEQNNTICEYGYLDCKMEHDPKRIFWFESSNVTHLCDPEEKSYEFGIYGDAVTYGVTTSSFFNKYFYCLWWGLRNLSSLGQNLTTSTYVGEIIFAIIIATLGLVLFALLIGNMQTYLQSTTVRLEEWRIKRTDTEQWMRHRQLPPELKLSVRKYDQYKWLATRGVDEESLLKGLPMDLRRDIKRHLCLDLVRRVPMFDQMDERMLDAICDRLKPALGTEGTFLVREGDPVNEMLFIVRGHLDSYTTNGGRTGFFNSCHLGPGDFCGEELLTWALDPRPSVILPSSTRTVKAISEVEAFALVAEDLKFVASQFRRLHSKQLRHKFRFYSHQWRLWAACFIQAAWRRCKKRREAAELKAKESNMASAPAQPPPISALATYAARLAASTRRGAKKHPGSDTGVASSLQKPAEPDFSVSEE; this is encoded by the exons ATGGGTTATGATAACTCAAGATCTGTCAG ATTTGAAGATGACGTTGAATTAGCAAAGCTACCTTCAGTCAATGGAAATGGTGGTGTTAAGTTTAAGTACAAGATTGATGGGACACAAGTACAAAAGACCAGCACCAAGAGAAATGATAAGGAGCTGCCTGGAAAGACTGGGAAATCCATAAAAGCTAAAGTACTGTCCAGGGTTTTTTCGGAGGACTATGAAAGAGTAGAGAAGAAGATATTAGACCCTCGAGGACCAACAATTCGGATATGGAACCAGATTTTCCTTGTTACTTGTTTGATTTCCTTGTTTGTAGACCCTTTATTCTTTTACTTGCCAGAGGTCAGAGACCAAGTCTGTATTGATATTGGAATCCCACTTGAAGTTGTTCTTACCATTCTTCGATCAGTGGCCGATGTTTTTTACATAATTCagatttatattagatttcgTAAAGCTTATATTGCACCTTCCTCTCGAGTATTTGGTAGAGGAGAGCTTGTTATAGACTCTTCAAAGATCGCATTGAAGTACCTTCggtttgatttctggattgaCCTCATTGCTGCACTTCCCCTTCCTCAG GTACTAATTTGGATTGTAATCCCCAACCTTAATGGTTCAACAATGACAAACACCAAAAACGTTCTTCGGTTCATCATAATCTGTCAGTACATACCAAGGCTCTTTCTCATATTTCCGCTATCGTCCCAAATTGTTAAAACTACTGGTGTTGTGACAGAGACAGCATGGGCGGGCGCTGCATATAACCTGATGTTATACATGTTGGCAAGTCAT GTTTTAGGAGCTTGTTGGTACCTTCTTTCTGTCGAGAGGCAAGAAGCATGCTGGAGACATGTTTGCGAGCAAAACAATACAATTTGTGAATATGGTTATTTAGATTGCAAAATGGAGCATGACCCCAAACGGATCTTCTGGTTCGAGTCCAGTAATGTCACTCACCTATGTGATCCAGAGGAAAAGTCTTATGAATTTGGTATATACGGTGATGCGGTAACATATGGCGTTACAACCTCATCATTCTTCAACAAGTACTTTTATTGTCTTTGGTGGGGTCTAAGAAATCTCAG TTCCTTGGGACAGAATCTTACGACCAGCACTTATGTCGGAGAAATAATCTTTGCCATTATTATTGCAACTCTCGGACTAGTTCTCTTTGCTTTGCTGATTGGCAATATGCAA ACCTACCTTCAATCTACAACTGTCCGGCTAGAAGAGTGGAGGATCAAGAGAACTGATACAGAGCAATGGATGCGTCACAGGCAGCTGCCTCCAGAATTAAAACTGTCTGTAAGGAAGTATGATCAGTATAAGTGGCTGGCCACTAGAGGAGTCGATGAAGAAAGTCTTCTTAAAGGACTTCCTATGGATCTTCGAAGAGACATCAAACGCCACCTTTGCCTTGACCTTGTTCGTCGG GTTCCTATGTTTGATCAAATGGACGAAAGAATGCTAGATGCAATATGTGACAGGCTTAAACCTGCTTTGGGTACTGAAGGCACATTTCTAGTGCGCGAAGGTGATCCTGTCAATGAAATGCTCTTCATAGTTCGAGGCCACCTTGATTCTTACACCACTAATGGGGGCCGGACAGGATTCTTCAACTCATGCCATCTTGGCCCCGGCGACTTCTGCGGGGAAGAACTACTGACGTGGGCCCTAGACCCTCGACCAAGTGTCATTCTCCCATCTTCAACGCGCACAGTCAAAGCGATTTCTGAAGTAGAAGCATTTGCTCTAGTAGCTGAGGACTTGAAATTTGTTGCATCACAGTTTAGAAGACTACATAGCAAGCAACTTAGGCACAAGTTCCGGTTCTATTCACACCAGTGGCGCTTATGGGCTGCATGTTTCATACAGGCTGCTTGGCGTCGGTGTAAGAAGCGCAGGGAAGCAGCAGAGCTCAAGGCTAAAGAAAGCAACATGGCCTCGGCACCTGCACAACCCCCACCCATCTCAGCCTTGGCTACATATGCAGCAAGGCTTGCTGCAAGTACTAGGAGGGGTGCCAAGAAGCATCCTGGGTCAGATACTGGGGTTGCAAGTTCATTACAGAAGCCAGCAGAGCCTGATTTTTCTGTATCTGAGGAATGA
- the LOC126786771 gene encoding cytokinin riboside 5'-monophosphate phosphoribohydrolase LOG1 yields MEVKMTQSRFKRICVFCGSSPGKKSSYQDAAIELGEELVSKDIDLVYGGGSIGLMGLISQAVYDGGRHVIGVIPKTLMPREITGETVGEVKAVADMHSRKAEMAKHSDAFIALPGGYGTLEELLEVITWAQLGIHDKPVGLLNVDGYYNSLLSFIDTAVEEGFISPNARHIIVSAPTAKELVKKMEEYVPRHERVASKLSWEMEQFGYSPMHDISR; encoded by the exons ATGGAGGTGAAAATGACGCAATCTAGATTCAAGAGGATTTGTGTGTTTTGTGGGAGTAGTCCCGGAAAGAAGAGCAGTTACCAAGATGCAGCTATCGAGCTCGGGGAAGAATTG GTTTCTAAGGATATTGATTTGGTTTATGGAGGAGGGAGTATTGGCCTGATGGGTTTGATTTCCCAAGCTGTTTATGATGGTGGAAGACATGTCATTGG AGTTATCCCCAAGACCCTTATGCCTAGAGAG ATTACTGGTGAAACAGTGGGAGAAGTGAAAGCAGTAGCAGACATGCACTCAAGGAAAGCAGAAATGGCTAAGCACTCTGATGCCTTCATTGCCTTACCTG GTGGATATGGAACACTTGAAGAGCTTCTTGAAGTAATAACATGGGCTCAGCTGGGCATTCATGATAAACCA GTGGGATTGTTGAATGTGGACGGGTACTACAACTCCTTATTGTCGTTCATCGACACTGCTGTGGAAGAAGGTTTCATAAGTCCAAATGCGCGTCACATAATTGTTTCTGCTCCTACTGCCAAAGAGTTAGTGAAGAAAATGGAG GAATATGTCCCGCGCCATGAGAGAGTTGCTTCAAAGCTAAGCTGGGAAATGGAGCAGTTTGGCTACTCTCCAATGCATGATATTTCAAGGTGA
- the LOC126786768 gene encoding deacetoxyvindoline 4-hydroxylase-like, with amino-acid sequence MAAKSSSDQDLLLKQLKAFDESKAGVKGIVDVGIIKVPEIFIHLPIVHSQVTETEFSIPVVDLADAAIGMGRHAEVIDGVRQAAETVGLFQVVNHEIPKRVLDEMLQAMRAFHELLKEVKAEYYSTDIKRKVSFVGSHKLARSSSRHSWRDSLTCDMSSGPLYPQELPEVCRDITLEYSKFAHKLSVRLFKLLSEGLGLKPDHLIGLDCANGHLVAGNYYPPCPEPELTIDSGEHRDVFFLTILLQDNITALQLLYKNQWIDVPPIPGALVVIIGDFLQLISYNRYISDTHRVIAKKEGPRVSVGCFFRYVQQEISAQRVYEPIKELTSKENPPIYRGTTVMDYVTGNFQKGLINGVPGLEYLKV; translated from the exons ATGGCAGCCAAGAGTTCAAGCGACCAAGACCTTCTTCTCAAACAGTTGAAGGCCTTTGACGAATCCAAAGCTGGTGTGAAAGGGATCGTTGATGTAGGAATTATCAAGGTACCAGAAATTTTCATCCATCTGCCAATTGTTCACAGCCAAGTAACCGAAACCGAGTTCAGTATTCCGGTGGTGGACCTCGCTGACGCAGCAATTGGCATGGGAAGACATGCAGAGGTGATTGATGGAGTCCGGCAGGCTGCCGAGACTGTGGGGTTGTTTCAGGTGGTGAACCATGAAATACCTAAGAGGGTACTGGACGAGATGCTGCAGGCGATGCGTGCCTTTCATGAGCTGCTAAAGGAAGTAAAAGCTGAGTACTACAGTACCGACATCAAGAGGAAGGTCAGCTTTGTTGGTAGCCATAAGTTGGCTAGATCGAGTTCTCGACATAGTTGGCGGGACTCATTAACATGTGACATGAGTTCTGGACCTTTATACCCTCAGGAATTGCCAGAAGTTTGCAG agaCATAACTTTGGAGTACTCAAAGTTTGCTCACAAATTAAGTGTCAGATTGTTTAAATTACTATCGGAAGGACTGGGGCTCAAACCTGACCACCTTATAGGCTTGGATTGTGCAAATGGACATCTTGTTGCTGGTAACTACTATCCACCATGCCCTGAGCCTGAATTGACCATCGACAGTGGCGAACATAGAGATGTGTTTTTTCTCACCATCCTACTTCAAGATAATATTACTGCACTCCAGCTTTTGTATAAAAACCAGTGGATTGATGTCCCTCCTATTCCCGGAGCTCTGGTGGTGATCATTGGAGATTTCTTGCAG CTAATCTCATATAATAGATACATTAGCGACACGCATAGAGTTATCGCCAAGAAGGAAGGTCCAAGAGTTTCTGTGGGATGTTTTTTCAGGTATGTTCAACAAGAAATTTCTGCACAGAGAGTTTATGAGCCTATCAAGGAGTTGACCTCCAAAGAAAATCCTCCAATATACCGCGGAACAACTGTGATGGATTATGTAACAGGCAACTTCCAGAAAGGATTGATCAATGGGGTGCCTGGACTCGAATACTTGAAAGTGTGA